One Papaver somniferum cultivar HN1 chromosome 10, ASM357369v1, whole genome shotgun sequence genomic window carries:
- the LOC113318842 gene encoding transcription factor bHLH104-like, whose amino-acid sequence MDSFQEDNNWPLIDYSAIIEDAASTDFYWSNQSSCMELDPSSTGVLTQEIGGTKKRSRNEASSKLGTKACREKMRRDKLNDRFSDLSSILEPGRPAKTDKSAILSDAIRVLNQLRTETQELKDSNEKLQEEIKSLKTEKNELREEKLLLKADKERIEQQVKSMNVLPTGFVSPHPAAYTPGVNKMMAYPNYGGYPMWHWIPQTSLDTSQDHVLRPPVA is encoded by the exons ATGGATTCATTTCAAGAGGATAATAATTGGCCTCTCATAGATTATTCTGCTATCATTGAAGATGCAGCTTCTACTGATTTTTATTGGAGTAATCAAAG CTCATGCATGGAACTTGATCCTTCATCCACTGGCGTTTTAACTCAAGAAATTGGAGGCACGAAGAAAAG GTCACGCAATGAGGCATCCAGCAAGTTGGGCACCAAAGCTTGCCGTGAAAAAATGCGAAGGGACAAGCTGAATGACAG GTTTTCAGACTTGAGCTCCATTTTGGAGCCTGGGAGACCTGCCAAAACTGACAAATCTGCAATTCTCAGTGATGCTATAAGGGTATTAAACCAGCTAAGAACTGAAACTCAGGagctaaaagactcgaacgaaaAACTTCAAGAGGAGATTAAAAGTTTGAAG ACGGAGAAGAATGAGCTTcgtgaagaaaaactattactGAAGGCAGACAAAGAAAGGATAGAGCAACAGGTGAAATCCATGAATGTTCTCCCAACAGGTTTTGTATCACCACACCCAGCAGCATATACACCAGGAGTTAACAAGATGATGGCATACCCTAACTATGGTGGGTACCCGATGTGGCACTGGATACCTCAAACTTCCCTTGACACATCTCAAGATCATGTTCTCAGGCCTCCCGTGGCTTAG
- the LOC113318843 gene encoding auxin-induced protein 5NG4-like, with protein sequence MAKILGTSVSFAGVLTMTLFRGPAIRNLWGAVIRIERNSVEHENWSSLLAVASCIIWSIWYIMQAVALKKYPAQLSLTAWMSILGAAQSAVLTAFIEHRPKAWAIGINVELWDIIYAGVVCSGLIIYVQLWCTEQKGPVFVTMFDPLSTLKVAVVAYFIVGERLYMGGAKRVTMNLKPILKY encoded by the exons ATGGCAAAAATTCTTGGAACCTCAGTTTCCTTCGCTGGTGTACTGACCATGACATTGTTCAGAGGACCTGCAATTAGAAACTTATGGGGTGCAGTAATTCGTATTGAAAGGAACAGTGTCGAGCATGAGAATTGGAGTTCACTCCTTGCTGTTGCTAGCTGCATAATATGGTCTATTTGGTACATCATGCAG GCCGTTGCATTGAAGAAATACCCTGCACAACTTTCATTAACGGCATGGATGAGTATTCTTGGTGCAGCACAATCAGCAGTCTTAACAGCATTTATAGAACATAGACCTAAAGCGTGGGCAATCGGAATAAATGTGGAACTTTGGGATATCATTTACGCT GGAGTGGTTTGCTCTGGTCTGATAATATACGTACAACTATGGTGCACAGAGCAAAAAGGTCCAGTTTTTGTTACCATGTTTGATCCTCTTTCCACATTAAAGGTGGCTGTCGTGGCATACTTTATTGTTGGTGAAAGATTGTACATGGGTGGAGCAAAGAGGGTGACAATGAACCTCAAACCGATTCTCAAGTACTAA
- the LOC113317618 gene encoding WAT1-related protein At2g39510-like, translating into MGVQLYEILSTYSRFKPHFLMVMTQVGYAFLYFITEASFNHGLNPHVYITYRHIVSGFAVLPFAYFLERKVRPKLTLALFAEIFVHSLLGVSLTLNMYFASLKYTSPTFLASMVNTIASLTLIIAVVLRLEVIDIKSIRGVAKVLGTVVSLAGVMTMTLYRGPAVKNLWSAIIHIGGNSTIQENWLKGSVLVVASCITWSMWYIMQAITLKRYPAPLSLTTWMSFVGAAQSAVFTVIVQHKPKPWAIGFNIDLWAIIYSGVVCSGLIVFIQLWCTEKKGPVFVTMFNPVSTVLVAVLAYFVLGERLYMGSVIGGVIVIFGLYTVLWGKEGDKELQTELHAPSSSSDEEQKETKIQISSMEMVVKSEEKPKSDANT; encoded by the exons ATGGGCGTGCAATTGTATGAAATTTTGTCAACTTATAGTAGGTTTAAACCACACTTCCTTATGGTTATGACTCAAGTGGGTTATGCATTTCTCTACTTCATAACTGAAGCTTCCTTCAACCATGGATTGAATCCTCATGTTTACATTACTTATCGCCACATTGTGTCTGGTTTTGCCGTACTGCCTTTCGCTTATTTTCTGGAAAG AAAAGTAAGACCCAAGCTGACACTGGCATTGTTTGCCGAGATATTTGTTCATTCTCTCCTCGG GGTTAGCTTAACTCTAAACATGTACTTTGCAAGCTTGAAATATACGTCTCCAACCTTCCTCGCTTCTATGGTCAACACGATTGCTTCTCTAACTCTTATCATCGCAGTTGTCCTGAG GTTGGAAGTTATTGATATCAAGAGCATCCGTGGAGTGGCAAAAGTTCTTGGGACCGTAGTTTCCTTGGCCGGTGTCATGACCATGACATTATACAGAGGACCTGCAGTAAAAAATCTATGGAGTGCTATAATCCACATTGGAGGAAATAGTACGATTCAAGAAAATTGGTTGAAGGGTTCAGTTCTTGTTGTTGCTAGCTGCATAACATGGTCCATGTGGTACATCATGCAG GCCATTACATTGAAAAGGTACCCAGCACCACTTTCATTGACAACATGGATGAGCTTTGTTGGCGCTGCGCAATCAGCTGTCTTCACTGTGATCGTACAGCATAAACCAAAACCATGGGCTATTGGCTTCAACATAGACTTATGGGCTATCATCTATTCT GGAGTGGTGTGCTCTGGCTTAATAGTTTTCATCCAACTATGGTGCACTGAAAAGAAGGGTCCAGTTTTTGTTACTATGTTCAATCCTGTTTCAACAGTATTGGTGGCAGTTTTGGCATATTTTGTTTTAGGTGAAAGACTGTATATGGGAAG CGTCATAGGAGGAGTTATTGTCATTTTTGGTCTCTACACTGTGTTGTGGGGTAAAGAAGGGGATAAAGAACTTCAAACCGAGCTTCATGCACCCTCCAGTTCGAGTGATGAAGAGCAAAAGGAAACAAAGATACAAATTTCttcgatggagatggtggtgaaaTCTGAAGAAAAGCCTAAAAGTGATGCAAATACATAG
- the LOC113315566 gene encoding uncharacterized protein LOC113315566 encodes MKLIEIISKDGQWEINYQILGVRNWVSNFRPAIVRSSKAQVWIRFPGLGLEFWKEIFLFEICKKIGNPIKIDVATTKCEIGYYANVLVEVDFAQSIPSKIWINTKYGGFFQEVLIHDCPKFFTTFKIVGHLITECYVERNKNKTHAPSYRVVSHKNKSDVPFDICDPAARGEDSVVNSIDTTTIISSSVEVASPKTGRFDSLVNEQAEEESVIIEIPNFLEVAEQNSVQNSFIKFVNGSNGKVTKEAIPVTSWAKIVEKEMVIDNASGKNNSASTSNFKTYEQLKVSMESMVIHNSTSSNSKGNIWLFWNKNISTPQVISMSSQMIIVSGGEVLVSGVHAHVGINQRKFMWSEMEIISELQKPWIVLGDFNVVTYIAEKVGGRAPNKTALLDFTTCLNNYELIQDPKTGLEFSWSNFQHGKKRILCNLDRVVFNQKWLQRYGDWGYKVGLRMVSDHAPLLGVFGNVNVKIQEAEAKVRIAMQNSDDEPFNEEILQSLVEAQNELSSREVQHNTLLKQKSRIKWVKEGSSNTSFFHTNIKIRQSINQISELEDVNGNIITDQEKISSELVDFFEKRFQFKEVQIVKKLLDVIPQLITAEDQQMLDSTPTAEEIKETVFSIDSDSSPGPDGYSGVFYKTCWEIIQNDLVAAIQF; translated from the exons ATGAAGTTGATCGAGATTATATCAAAAGATGGACAATGGGAGATTAATTATCAAATTCTCGGAGTTAGAAACTGGGTATCGAATTTTCGTCCTGCAATTGTCAGAAGTTCCAAAGCTCAAGTATGGATTCGTTTTCCAGGTTTAGGACTTGAATTCTggaaagaaatttttttatttgagATCTGTAAGAAAATTGGGAATCCAATTAAGATTGATGTAGCTACTACAAAGTGTGAAATTGGGTATTATGCTAATGTATTGGTTGAGGTGGACTTTGCTCAATCAATACCTAGCAAAATTTGGATTAACACAAAATATGGAGGCTTCTTCCAGGAGGTATTGATTCATGATTGTCCAAAGTTTTTCACCACCTTCAAAATAGTTGGTCATTTAATCACTGAGTGTTATGtggaaagaaacaaaaataaaactcatGCTCCTTCTTATAGAGTAGTTTCACACAAAAACAAATCAGATGTTCCTTTTGATATTTGTGATCCTGCTGCCAGAGGAGAAGACTCAGTAGTAAATTCAATTGATACAACAACAATTATTAGTTCTTCAGTAGAAGTTGCATCTCCTAAGACTGGTAGgtttgattctctagtaaatgAGCAAGCTGAAGAAGAGTCAGTAATTATAGAAATACCAAATTTTTTAGAAGTAGCAGAACAAAATTCAGTGCAAAATAGCTTTATTAAATTTGTGAATGGAAGTAATGGAAAGGTGACAAAAGAAGCTATTCCAGTTACATCTTGGGCCAAAATAGTAGAAAAAGAAATGGTGATTGATAATGCATCAGGGAAGAATAATTCTGCAAGTACTTCTAATTTCAAAACATATGAGCAGCTAAAGGTCA GTATGGAAAGTATGGTAATTCACAATTCTACTTCTTCAAATTCAAAAGGAAACATATGGTTATTCTGGAATAAGAATATATCAACTCCTCAAGTTATTTCTATGTCAAGTCAAATGATCATTGTTAGTGGCGGGGAAGTCTTAGTTTCTGGAGTTCATGCTCATGTTGGAATCAACCAAAGAAAATTCATGTGGTCTGAAATGGAAATAATCAGTGAATTGCAGAAGCCATGGATTGTCTTGGGTGATTTTAATGTGGTAACCTATATTGCAGAAAAAGTAGGTGGTAGAGCTCCAAATAAAACTGCTTTATTGGACTTCACAACTTGCTTGAATAATTATGAACTTATACAGGATCCTAAGACAGGTTTGGAATTTTCTTGGTCCAATTTTCAACATGGAAAAAAGAGAATTTTATGTAATCTAGATAGAGTGGTTTTTAATCAGAAATGGCTTCAAAGATATGGTGATTGGGGATATAAAGTAGGCTTAAGAATGGTTTCAGATCATGCTCCTTTGTTAGGG GTATTTGGAAATGTTAATGTCAAGATTCAAGAAGCTGAAGCTAAAGTTAGAATTGCAATGCAAAATTCAGATGATGAACCTTTTAATGAAGAAATTCTACAATCACTAGTGGAAGCTCAAAATGAACTATCAAGCAGAGAAGTCCAACACAATACTTTATTGAAGCAGAAGTCAAGAATTAAGTGGGTCAAGGAAGGTTCATCTAATACAAGCTTCTTTCACACAAATATAAAGATAAGGCAATCCATCAATCAAATAAGTGAATTAGAAGATGTAAATGGCAATATCATCACTGATCAAGAAAAAATCTCATCTGaacttgttgatttctttgagaaaAGATTTCAATTCAAAGAGGTACAAATAGTGAAAAAACTACTTGATGTCATTCCTCAGTTAATCACTGCTGAAGATCAACAAATGCTTGATTCTACTCCCACAgctgaagaaataaaagaaacagTCTTTTCAATAGACTCAGATAgttctcctggtccagatggatacTCTGGAGTATTTTATAAAACTTGCTGGGAAATCATTCAAAATGATCTTGTGGCAGCAATTCAATTTTGA
- the LOC113315567 gene encoding uncharacterized protein LOC113315567 produces the protein MVWSADLKGKFSTSAAVERIRSREPKVNWPAYIWKPFLHPAIASNIWKLQQQIYVDDKVMIKNGFEVVSRCCICTAEQDCMEHTLWKCQFSINAWAWICSIFEFEIPQSFIDVCKLAHHKSPLSKEVWMIVACSIIKELWFQKNKKLFEEKSPQLNEFKRKIWQFVYEGGFRMKDTKWGQSYDQHIIDIFQLGVRQIKYSYIKECFWKAPDQNFILFCCDGSSFGNPGAAGFGIIARDSSCEVIGEMSGGVGTATNYIAEILAVIYALEWAFVLKAQKVIIRSDSKTVINDFCNDCVPWMFRARWLNAKQNSENIIFQHCFREVNFSADDLAKRGAGLRAGERIIHNGRPSFLKGVEMLNIVYYRIC, from the coding sequence ATGGTATGGAGTGCTGACTTAAAAGGCAAATTTTCAACATCCGCAGCTGTGGAAAGAATTAGGTCAAGAGAACCAAAAGTTAATTGGCCTGCTTACATATGGAAACCATTTTTACATCCAGCTATTGCAAGCAATATTTGGAAACTACAACAACAAATTTATGTGGATGATAAAGTGATGATAAAGAATGGTTTTGAAGTAGTCTCAAGATGTTGCATATGCACTGCAGAGCAAGACTGTATGGAACACACACTGTGGAAATGTCAGTTTAGTATAAATGCATGGGCTTGGATCTGTTCAATCTTTGAATTTGAGATTCCTCAATCCTTTATTGATGTCTGCAAATTAGCTCACCACAAGAGTCCTCTGAGTAAAGAAGTATGGATGATTGTTGCTTGCTCTATTATAAAAGAACTGTGGTTTCAAAAGAACAAGAAGCTCTTTGAAGAAAAATCTCCTCAGCTCAatgaatttaaaagaaaaatatggcAATTTGTATATGAGGGTGGTTTCAGGATGAAAGACACCAAATGGGGACAAAGCTATGATCAGCATATTATTGATATTTTCCAACTGGGTGTTAGACAAATCAAATACAGTTACATCAAAGAATGCTTTTGGAAGGCCCCAGAtcaaaattttatattattctGTTGTGATGGCTCTTCATTTGGTAATCCTGGTGCAGCTGGTTTTGGTATCATTGCCAGGGATTCTTCATGTGAGGTCATTGGAGAAATGTCAGGGGGAGTAGGGACTGCAACAAACTATATAGCAGAGATTCTTGCAGTGATCTATGCACTTGAATGGGCTTTTGTGTTGAAAGCTCAAAAGGTAATAATCAGATCAGACTCAAAAACTGTTATTAATGACTTCTGCAATGATTGTGTTCCTTGGATGTTTAGAGCAAGATGGCTAAATGCAAAGCAAAATTCGGAGAACATCATCTTTCAACACTGTTTCCGTGAAGTTAATTTTTCTGCAGATGATCTAGCCAAAAGAGGAGCAGGCCTGAGAGCTGGTGAAAGAATAATCCATAATGGAAGGCCCAGTTTCTTAAAAGGAGTTGAAATGCTCAATATTGTCTATTATAGGATTTGCTAG
- the LOC113318902 gene encoding CASP-like protein 5B3, whose amino-acid sequence MKDFPGTPGTFTALTLRVLQFSFAAGSIVCMTTTPGFFEYTALCYLIASMGLQVIWSFGIALFDAKALITKKILHNLVLVSLFAIGDWVTGMLSLAAASASAGLLILYFRDLGKCQSDCLKYWMSITLAFMSWVMIEISSLIMFWLLAAG is encoded by the exons atGAAGGATTTCCCAGGGACACCTGGGACTTTTACTGCACTTACTCTTAGGGTTTTGCAGTTTTCATTTGCAGCAGGTTCAATTGTGTGTATGACAACTACACCTGGTTTCTTCGAATACACAGCTCTCTG CTATTTGATTGCATCAATGGGTTTGCAAGTTATATGGAGCTTTGGGATCGCATTATTTGATGCAAAAGCATTGATTACAAAGAAGATCCTTCACAATCTTGTTTTGGTTAGCCTCTTTGCGATCGGGGACTGG GTTACAGGAATGCTGTCTCTTGCAGCTGCATCAGCTTCTGCTGGATTACTTATTTTGTATTTCAGAGATCTAGGAAAATGCCAAAGTGACTGCCTGAAATATTGGATGTCCATCACCCTAGCTTTCATGAGTTGGGTAATGATTGAAATATCTTCTCTTATAATGTTTTGGCTTTTGGCTGCGGGTTAG